TCGGATGCCGTATGTGGGGTCAAGCACTGATTGATTCAGGATGCACAGAGCTCCCTGGAAAATGCCAGACTTCATAAATACTGTCAGGGCTCTGAATGAGCTGCTGTGGGGGATTGAAATTTTCGCTGCATCCAGTGTTGGTTCCTCTTAATAACACAGTCTTTTGCATGGTGTTATGTGATGCCAGAAGGGTGTAACAAACatattgacattttgggaaatacgattattcactttcttgctaaGAGCTGGATGAGACGATCAATAAAGCTTTCAAATCTGcacggtaaatatgaagctgtaacaagtgtaaaaacaacaagtcGTGGTTTTATCTTGTCATCAATATGAGGTTGACAGGCAACCAGAGAGTCCAGGAAGTTTGTGTGCCCAGCCAAGAAGTATTTTGGCACAAACCTTCAGTCAAaccaaagcttttttttttttacttttcagtaTTCATGCAGATTAAACAACCAAGATATGTCATGTTGAgcagtgagctttagaggtgctggaggGCAGAGTTTGTTATCAttggacagaggcaggctaTCTCTTTCCAATCTTACTGCTCAGATACGCTAACCGGCTGCTGTCTAGTGACTCTCAGCAGGAAAGTGAGTAAGTGTAgttcccaaaatgttcaactatTTCATTAATGGAGAAACAACGCAGTAGCCATTGTGCaacttttccattttattgAAGTGCATTTTTATTTCCAAATGCATGGTTTAGGTAATTGGGTCAAAGTGAtgtcttgtttgaaatgtgcattCTGTAGcaaagctgtgtttgctgtcaaCAAGAGATTGTTAGGGGAAAGGTTTTTCATAACTGACAGAAATGATTGCTATTCCTGACAAACTTAGACCCAGATTTAAGAAAAATATTCTCTCTTGAGCGACTgaaagcacagagctgcagcagttcagGTTGAGGGACCATTtgtgcagctgttgtttgtaCGTTACATATTTTATGGATATGATGCATCAGTTGATTACTGACTTAAATGTAGTGCACAGGCAATATGACAGACAATGATATATACAGGTTTTTGTTGTGGGTTTGTTTCACAGGAACACACCTGATCCAGTTCAGGAGAGCCAGGGTGATGGTTACAGCAAGCCCATGATCCAGGCTCTGTCAGCGGTGTGTGTTCGCTCTCCTCATTATGGCACAAGGTCAGTATCTTCTACCCACACCAAACCTCTGCCTCGCCGCTTGTATCTACCTGAGGTGACTGACAGAGCTGTGCTTGCCTGAAGGATCATACAGAGAGCTGCTGGTATACAAAAATCAATCATCCacacagaagaaatgaaagggAATTATCTGCACTGTACAAAGACTGTCCAGTacccaaaatgtcagagagtCGACCAGAGCCATCAAAGTGTCCTTTAGCAAGGCACCGTGTGCCCCTGCCTGCTCATTCTTGTTGTGGGTGCTTGCAAAATACCTTGAACATGAAATTGACCCTCAGTGTTGCTCTCGCTACCTGTCGTGTTCTTtgattttgagtcattttcagttttattcattctatatttcttgtctttctttgctTGTATCTCCTGCGTCCCTGCCCATTCAGGACCAATACAATTATCCTGATAGACGCAGAAGGTAACGTGACCTTCACAGAACGCACCATGCTCAACTGTGACACAAGCAACTGGAGCACCAGTTCCTTCCAGTTCAAACTGCAGGTGTGAGGACACAATGGAGGAAACCAGCTCTGTGCCTTTCTGCATCACCTTTCCTTCCATCGCCTCCGCCTCccacccctctcctccagctgctcttcATCGGAGCAGCTTTGTGAACATGAAGACTCGTCTGCACTTTTTCTTCAGCCCTAGCTGCCTCATTGACATCAGTGATGCGTGTGTTTCTTATTCTTGATTTAATTTAAGATGCATCTTTTGGAAATGTGTGCTAATTTAAAAGATTGCCAAAGAACATTCAGAATTTTGTAGAGGAAAATATTTTATCTACatgtcacaaaaaaaagttgggctGCTCCAAAAAGTCTAATCTATGACAGATGGCTGGCATCCTGCTTTGAACTGCTATCAGTACCATTGTGGACAAGATTATTTTAATGCAATCTAATTTATTCTTGTTGGTGTCAGGTTGTTTCCTTTGAATCTGTTATATGGCGTGACTGCGCTCTTTATGCACAAACCACTGGCTTAAatttaaaaacagtaatttagtgtaaaaatcctgcaaatgattttctgttttgcacAATAGTAATTCATGGAGTCACCAGCATTTTTCCAGAAGATGTGTAATCTGATTGAAGATCACAGTAATTGTCATAAATTACAGTTTCCACTTTTGATTACAGGTAATGATGATGACAGATAGCAGGTAATTCATTAGATCTGCCCCGGCCCTGCACAACAGTAGTGTTGATTACAGCAGACATTTCAGTGTTGAATGCAAATAGTTTCAGGTACTGGATCTCTGCCCACTTCCATTGGTAGAACGATGCATTTTACAGCtgctttacaataaaaacaatttatCCGAATGCTCAAGTTTACTGTACCATATAATGACTGCTGGCAttaatacacaaacacaccattttTTTAGTAACAACATATGTTCATGCACCTGTCAGATGATTTCAACATGACACTCTGTGTTAAACAGACAGCTGGCTCCGGTGTGCTTGTGCTTCCAGGCGTTTACTTCCACTATTTTGTGTGTAGAGCGTTATTTCAATGAGAGTGCGCTTAGCCAGCCATACATTCAGTGAATGTCCATTCTTCAGGTGACTCTTAAAAGCAGAGGAATCCACACTTTATAGTACTTGTGAATAcgcaagttttgttttttattttttgtccacACGCACCTTAATCCACTGTCAGGTTTTGGTGTGACTGTCCCAGGCAGTGCACAGCGGCCTTTACTCTCTACAAAAGGTTTATAGGCCGTTTTCACAGATGACATTCTGACATGTCAGAAAAGTACAGGTGCAAATAATCAAATGAGTCATAGCTGAATTCCATTCAGCTTCTTTGCTTTCTGGGCTCTCCTTAATTATATTAGGAACACGTGTGTTTGTCCAACAAtggaaaatcaaaatgtctcctgtgatAAAGCCACATGGCCAAAATAAATTCACTTTTACTGAAAAAATCTGGGTTTCGGCCGCTGCATTTTATTactgatctgctgctgttagTGAAGAGTGACCCCAACTGGCAATTTGCAATAATGCCATTCACGTGTTCCTCGTGCAGTCTGCCCCTCAAAACACCAAATATCCAATTCATGTGACACTGACATATCAGCCCTTTACCTTCATAGACACTGGTGGTGACAATGAATGAAAACCATATAAACAAGCTCACTCTACAAAACCACAAGTGCAGAGTGTTTACAGAGACACCTGGTATGTTTGACATTGATGTGTCATATGAAAGCAGCTTGGACatcagtgaaaaacatttattcaagtTTAGCTTTTAGACACATCACAGACCAAACAGCATCTTTATTTTGCTAAAGGGCTATGCAATCGCAGCTTCTACAGACTTGTCAGTAAACCTTGCATATACCCAACTGACAATGCAAGTCCGTGattattgttgtattttcagtACACATAAACAATTATTTCAGGTCTTTGTGTACTTCTAGTTTTTGGCTTCTGTACATATATTGCAGTTGACTCTAGTCAGTGGCTCGGAGCCTGTGCCGATTATACTTTTATGCTGTTTCTCACATATTTATGTTTCtaaaattacatgaaaaaataGTCAGTCCGCCGTGAAGTGAAGTCATTCAGAACAAAATTCCCATTCTTCATTTCTTGGCTATTCTGACGTTTGTGTGTTAACATGTTGCTCATTGGACAAAACTTATGGGGCTGTTATCTTATTGGTTGAATTGTATCAATAACAGAATGTTGTGATTCGTCCGCTGATCGATCAATTATGGAAAAGCTGGTACTGGGAGGCGGGGTCTGAGTTGGTTTTGCCGCTGTGGTTTTCTTCAAGATGGCGGGGCTGCAATTGAGGCAGTATGGCGGCGTGTCGAGAATTAAAATAATTTAGAAAGGTAACTTAGTCAGGTGCCTGGTAGGAAACAGCCGTGTCATATTTATCGGTAAGTATTTCTGTACTAAACTGTTTTCAGGCTTGCTGCCCATGTGAGCAGACGCGGATATCTGCACAGTCGGATGGCAGCTTGCtagcatattagcattgatGTTAGCGTTACCAGGGGCCCGCTGTGCCGCTAAAGACTGAGCAGATGCGCTAAAACGAGGTTCTCCCCCGTCATCTTAGGATGAATTTGTCTGCTATTTGAACTTGGACAAACGTTACTCATAAGCCCAAGAAAGAGGAGACATATTCAACGCCCGAAGTTAGTTTTCCGCAGCTACGTTGTAGCATGAATATGTTAAATATCCTGTCATATTATGCTATCAGTCATAAAGTTGCACTAAGTGACGTCTGCTCTCACTGGTCTTCTTTTCTAGCTCCCAGAAGATACCAGTGGAGGATGATCAGTGCCTAGATCCTGTATTAAGCTGAATGCATTGTGATTTCCAATAATTGAGACAGTGATTCTGAAAGCTGTCTACATTAATGAAAAGAACAATGTAGTCAGCTTAGCATTTTCACCTCTGGTACGTGGTCTATACAGGGATGTGCTTCTGCATGCATTCTGGTTTTAGATTAGAAGAAAGGCTCTCAACAGGTCAGATTTTAGAGTAAATTATCAGTCTGTATAAGTTGTAGTACGTAATATAGAAGAAATGGAGATAGATGATGTTCTACCCCCTCTCCCCTTGGAGCCACCTGATGATATTGGCCGAGATGAGGGCAGagcacctccaccacctcccctgCAAACGTCCAGTGACGCAGAGGTAATGGACGTTAGCTCTGGTGGTGATGGATACACATACACCCCAGGGGACGGGGAAGCCCAGCCACAGCAGCCCCACAGCATGGGCTCAGTAACTTTCTGTAGCCACCTCTCAGACGAGGCCAACCCCAATCCACCGTGCCCCCGAACAGCCCGCCACGCTCCCCCAGTCACCAAGTTTCTACCAGACCTCAAGCTGCTCAGAGATGTTAAAATCAGCGTAAGCTTCACTGAAAGCAGCAGTAGCAAAGACAGGAAGGTTTTGTACACGGGtgaagagcaggagggaggaagcGATGACTGCTTAAACAGCCTGAATGGTGAGTTGCATGACTCAACTAGTGAGCAGGAGGTAGCTGAGGGTAGTTCTGGAGCAGGAAACATTGCAGGCAGAGCatcagaggaggctgaggtAGATCTGGAAAACAAGGTAGTGTTCGCAGTCCTGGATGAGTTGGATGACTTCTACGAGAACTTCCTGGATCATGACAATGGGGAGCGTGGCGGCTTTAAGTCTGAGGTCATAGTTCAGCAGGAGCAAGCAGATGACGAGGCTGTGGCTTATTCCTATGAGGTacgttttgtcttttttcttctgtatcaCTTGTCTTTATCAGCTACACAACCAATTTGTCCTTTGCTGTCAAATAGAAATAATGTCGGCCTAATACAGCCCATACAGTACACTCCGGAAAAAAAGAGGGCATTATTAGCACTGTTTCATGAAATGCAGCCTCCCCTGTCATCTCAGTGAGACCACTGCGATGGCACAGCAGGTGTGCggacacagcaacaaaacaacctCATGGTTgctaaaaaaaagtctttgctGCAATGCATCATCTGGCAATTTTGCAGTTTTCCTTCGCATTCGCAGTGTTTTAGATTGAGGAGAAAATGATTGCTGCAGTAATTACATAATAGCTTTCTCATAATATTGGAAACtgatgtctaaaaaaaaaaaaaaaaaaaagtgattagACATCCCATTTGAGGCCTTCTCACTAGTACTCGAAGCAACCCCTTCAAAGCAGTGCAGCCCCTGCATTGACAGTGCAGCTTTTGATGGGAAGGCACCCTTATGGAGGGGTGGTGAGACCACACTTCCATAAACCTTGTTGTATCTTGTGCCAAATATGATGTTGCTACATAACTGCCTCCGTGGTGTTAGGTTacccacatttaaaaaaaaaaaaaacagttgtatGTAGACATGTGGGtgattttagtttcatttggtTAGATTGGGCTCTCCTGCTGTTATTGATGTCTCTACCCAAGCACAATGCATGAAACAAAATCCTGCAACTATAGGTAAACATACTGGCCCAGTACTTCCAAAtgttaaaggtggggtgagtcattctggagaaagattgttgGTATTTGAACTCAACACCCAATTAAATGCACCCCTCCCTTCAGTGCTCCTTCAGAAGCTCGGCCCCCCCAAATTCATGGATGCACAGTCAACATGCCGAGAGAAGGAGACATTTTCCTTAGAGCCAGCACACCAGCTCCGGACAGCGATACTCACAAGTGTCCTGCTGTTGTAGCtaacatcacaacaacagcatatCTTGACTAACTAGAAATTAAGCTGAATGTCAGTGGACAAGTAATTTAATGTTACCCGACTAACAAATCTCAAACATTACATCAGCATAACGTAGCAAAACTAATGTTATCCACATGTCCACCAGAAATTGAGCAACCTCCACATCCGCCTTCATGCCTTTCCACTCTTGGAGTTCTCTCCACCCTTGGAAAGCCTCACCGCATTATGTTAACATGTCCTGTGTGCACTAACACAatgccacctgttgctgattatAGGCTGGGCTGTATGTTTCTAGTTATCCTATTGGCTGCAGGGAATAATGGCACAAAtgaattgaaagaaaaaaatctgggaACACATAGAGATAAAGTACAGCTAGAACTGAATCAAAGGACGAGTGAAAAGCCAAAACAATCAAAGGATCAGAAAAATGACTGATGCAACGATTTCTTAATGCATCACTTCAGACCTTTTCTGCATCAGTATGAGTGACTGAGCCAGGATCTAATGCTCCATTAAGTAACATaaatttaaatgaatgtttgtttttctttatttctttgtttttttattactgAAATGATTAAGTGAGATGCTGGAAGAGGTTAGTGTCATTTTAAATTTTTCCCATTCAATGCCGGGTTTCCTTTTGATTCAAAAGTAATCAACAGTCATAAAGAAGGAatcaaaacagctaaaaatgtcatttaatttgTAGTTGTAGTGCATATGGATTCAATATTATCTTTCTCAATTCAGAGGTATTTCACTTTTATGCTTTAAAGTGGAACTGTACATTTTAACCTCTGTTGTGGTAGACtgttgtgtggtttttgttttttttgtcctccacCAATTGTTCACCATGGCATTGCATCAAAACTTCCTTAAACTGGTGACCCATCCTTCTCTCCCGGCCTTAACCATTGACTCTTCCAGGAGGAGTTTGACAATGATGTCGATGCTCTGCTGGAGGAGGGAATGCCGGTCCCAAAAAAGATGCGTCCGGCAGAGGACAGATTTGGCGGGGACAGTGATCATCAGTCAGATGGTGAAGGAGGTGTTCAGCCCATGATGACCAAAATTAAGACTGTCCTGAAGAGTGAGTGGTGGATCTGTCTGTTCAGGGTTGGGTACTATCAAGAAACCTACAGTTGAATGTCATTTCAATACTACAGGTCACAGTATGATACCATGTTCTGAACCAGGGACGGGGAACTTTTTTCCCATCATGAGCCATTGCAAATTTTGTAACATCCTTCTagggccatactaaattattgaacacacatatcacacacaatgactggaactgcttctcttcagCGAggtgtcagatggtagtgataatgatgctactcacagctggttttccaggtttggttCAGTCCGTCTTGAGCAGAAAggagtctttgcaagagtcagttttgaaaagagctgctcgCAGCAGTAGGTTGTCCCAAACACAGGTGTAAACTTCAGTGCCTGTCTCCTCATAATGGACAAATCCTCAGGGTGTACATGCAGTTTCTAGACCTCGAGCAGAAGGGAGGATGCTGCACTTGGCTTTGAGCTcgttgttgctttgcagctcagtgattttaTGTTGTAGGatgtcaggcacatcagctggttccacattaaacagtgtaccaaatgttttcagtttcttgTGTTTAATTGTCATGTCCTAAAACCTCGAACCAATTTCCCCAAGGAGATGTCACACTGACCTGCACACTCACATGTCATAGCAGCTTTTGTCATTGCAGAGTAGGAACAGGCACATTTTCACTGATGACTGATTGTATTTAGCGGCCACCTGGAAGGGAATTTTTTTTAATCGTtagttgttattgttttttttgttttgttttgtttttttttgtagttgtATTTATGAGCTGCCTCATATGCCAACTTTGCAGGCTGCATATGGCCTGGAAGCCGGACGTTCCCCACCCCCTGCTCTTAACAGTACCTGCTCAATGCATATGTGTTACATCTGTTACATAATCATATTTTGAAGTGAACTGATATCAAATATAGGATAGTATCGTGTTTTTCATTCATAGTGTTGTACAGTTGTGTGCATTGCTGACATAGATTACAATACAGAGTTTCTCCTGGGAGAATTAGTCAGCAGAAGTGGTAAGATCTGCACAAGTAAAATGACAGCTagaattttttttctgctatcaaaaaatcaaaaagtaCACACTGTTTAGCAACtttgacacacatacactggtATTGGTCAGCCGCTGAGatgtgaaacacacatgcatggactCACTGAATTAATCAGGTTTGAAATCTTAATTGTGATTGAGTAAAGTTTTGAGTCTGCAAAGCATTAACATAAATATCACAAATTCTAAGAACTTGCTTGTTTTATAAATGATTGTCCAAGTAGCATTTCTTTCTTCACTGTCTCGAACGAGCTCATTGTTCAAACACTGTGCAGATCAGCAATGAAATCATTGTTAAAGGTTTGTAACCTAAACTAGAGCAAAGTGTGATAGGAAGTGGTGACAGGCaacgcgtgcgtgcgtgcgtgtatgtgtgtacatgtaccaCTGAGTTCTGTTTGAGTAGTCTGATGTTGATATTCATCTATTCGGTGATGTTTCCCTGCTTTACGTGATTTTCGTACTGAAACCCAGCTGTTGATTACCTGTTTCCTTAATCAATGTGAATATCTCTTGATTGCTTGACACACAAGGACATGTATCAGTTTTGCGGTTACACAACAATCTTGTAATAATTACTAGAAAAGTTTACCACACAAAGTAATGGTGTAGTAATTAGTGcctacatttacattttttccccttgtgCCAGGCCGGGGGCGTCCTCCCACTGAGCCTCTACCTGATGGATGGATCATGACATTCCACAACTCAGGCATTCCAGTCTACCTGCACAGAGAGACCCGGGTGGTTACCTGGTCCAGACCCTACTTCCTTGGGACAGGCAGTATTAGGGTAAGACGTAATACTAGTGTCCGGTCTAATATTTGCAGGGGTTTTGATCCTCTTATGTTTTGGGTACACCTCTGTGTCAGCTCTCTAACCAAAATAGTCACACATTTTCTCCCGCCACCAGTTTGTTAACCAGTTTAGGTGGCCCATACTAGTTCCCAGCTCTAGATGCATATAATGGGCttcgtggtgtgtgtgtgtgtgagtgtgtgagtgagagagatttTACTTCATTCAAAGATAACACCCTTAAACTGGCAATAGACAAGTTTTTTGCTTTAACATGTCATTCTAAAGTAAGTGTTGATTGCACCTAATAGCCAGAATAATGGCACGATCTGTGTTTGGATTGATTCCCTGTAAGCCTCTCTTTCAGTATGCAATTTGGTCTGCCGGCGGGTATGATCTCCTGGAAAAATGAATTCTGACTGACGTTCCAGTCAGACTGGCACcgtgtctgtctgctttcatgtctccattatagattaaatgaatgaactcGCTCACGCTTCTTTTCTTctgccccccctccaccccatcACCAGCCCATGCTGTAGTAACAGTGCCTTGGATAAGTGTTCACCCCACGTCACCACATTTTGCAGTGTTACAACCTGAAATTCAGATGGATTTTATTGGACTCTTTACCATTTGATTAACACAACATGCAAATTACTTTTTGCGGCAACACAAACAATTAAGCCAAAAAAAGCACATATGTAAGTATTCATCCCCAGTCAACGCCATCTTTCGCAGCGGTCACTGTTCTGCACTAAGTGTCTACCAGCTTAGCACATCTCGAGGCTGTGACTTTTGCCCTTTCTCCCTGGCAAAATAGCTCAAGCTTAGTCCGATCGGAAGGATACTGTCTGTGAACAGCGGTTTCAGAAGAACAGATTTTCAATTGGATTGAAGTCTGGGCTTCGACTGGACCAAGACAGTAACATTCTTTGCCGTGAGCCATTACAGTGTAGCTCTGTCTGTGCTTCGGCCCACGTCTCTtgcagactgaaacaggttttCTTAAAGCATTGGCTGAGCTGTGGGTCTTTCCAGCTCCTTCAGAGTTACCATCGACCTCTTGGttgcttttcttatttcttGCCCAGTCCGTCAGTTTTGGTGGACGGTCTTCTCCTGGTAGATattctttccattttctaaCCTAACCCTGCTACCCTGTACTTCTCAACATTTTCATCCCTGAGCTGTTTGGGCAGCTCCTTGGTCTGTCATGGTTGTGATGCTGTTTCTTTGGTCTTGTTCTCTGACAAACTCTGAGGCCTTCACAGAGCAGGTGTATTTATACTGAGATGAAATCACACTCAGGTGGACTCTATTTGACCCAAATTGGGTCCGGTCACTGAACAGAAAATTGACAAACTGACGatactgtacaaacattttGTTACAACTCTTGGTCTTCTTTTTGATACAGAAACATGATCCTCCTACCAGCAGCATCCCATGCTTACACTACAAGAAAATGAaggaacaggaggagagggatcTGAATGGGGAGGCGACCCTTCACGTGGAGGAGGTTCCAGTCAAGACTGGTGAGGAGGCCAACGGTGAAGAGGGAGCTGGCAGggcagaggctgcagctgaggatCGGGATGACGTCCCTCCCTCCAGTCTGTCTGACAGTGGCCCAGATGGAGAGGCTAACAGTCTGCAGCCTAAAGAGTCTGAGTCCTGTGACACTGCCCAAGGAGCCTTAGGACAAGTCAAGGCCAAGGTGGAGGTGTGCAAGGACGAGTCCATAGGTAAGGACTTCTCAAAGgttattgttatgtttttgcTGTCCTTCATGTAACTTATAAATCCAACTTCATCAACCTTCCTCACAGAACTTGAAGAGTTTCGCTTGTACCTCGAAAAATGCTTTGACTTTGAACAAGTCACTGTCAAGAAGTTCCGCACCTGGGCTGAGCGAAGGCAGTTCAACAGAGACATGAAGAGGAAGCAGGCAGAGTCAGAGAGACCTATCCTGCCTGCCAACCAGAAACTCATCACACTGTCAGTCCAGGATGCACCCACGAAGAAAGGTCTGTGGATTTCATGCAATTCATGCTTTTTTAAGAAGAAGCAGGTCTTATTTGTAATCATCAGTTACCAATGAAACATAAAACTCAAGAGTTAATTTATCCTAGCAGATTATGCTGTGTAGCCTGGTACAGTTTATAACTATGAGTCATCGTGCTCCATGGTCATCTAAAAGctattaaaagcacattaacGTTTGGGTGGCTTTTAACTTTCAGATGAATGTGGCCAATATAATTCTAATTCCATTTAGCCTCACTGATTCATTGTGTGTACTTTATTAACACCAATTTATGTCAAACAGGCTGTTAATTGCTTAAAACAGTTCAGGGAACAAACAGTGAGGCGCAGAAGGAAGAAGTCCCAGCTACCCCTCTGACAGAGGATGTGAATCCCCCATCTAACTGTTGAAAGGGCGAAGCTTTCCATTACGAAAAATGCTTTGAACTTTGGATGTCAACTGTAATGTCATGTGAGATAATACACGACAGCAGCTTGGGACAGTGAAGGGACATGGAGCACAGACGAACAAGAACATTGTtagaaatagaaagaaaaatagattgttggtttatttcagtttttctgttttaacaGAATTTGTCATCAACCCTAACGGAAAGTCTGAAGTTTGCATCTTGCATGAATATATGCAACGTGTCCTAAAGGTTCGACCTGTTTACAACTTTTTTGAATGTGGTAAGTTCTTCTTTAAGTGTCATGAGGTATTTTAAGTCGCTGTGTCACTCTTTCCTTTTCAGGATACGTCATTATTTAAGAGAAAAAACCGTCATGCGTGGTATCTGGTATATATTGTGATGTGTGTAAATCTACTGTCTATTCTGCAACCCAGTACACATTTACATCTCTTCCTCTGTAGTCACTTAGCGTGCATGTGTACCTGTGTGCAGACAAAACTGTTGCCTCTTGAAGTTTAAAGTTTGTTGTTGAGCATTACCGGATATGTATATGAAACCAAACTGAATTTTTGTGCCCCACAGAGAACCCAAGTGAACCCTTTGGAGCATCAGTCATTATAGATGGAGTAACCTACGGCACAGGAACTGCAAGCAGTAAAAAACTTGCCAAGAATAAAGCTGgtaatttcttttatttacagtgGTTAGTATTGTGATGGGTTGGTTTGTGCATGTCATGACTGAAAATACACTGTATGAGCTCAGAGTggtaatgagagagagagagagatgtttatttttcttctctctctctccacacggTCAATGGTTGCACTCTAATACGTGACTATTTCTGCCTGCACTTGTAATTTTCCTGTGTGCTTTAGCTCGAGCCACACTGGAAATCCTCATCCCTGACTTTGTGAAGCAGACCTCGGAGGAGAAGCCTGTCGAGGGCGATGAACTGGAGGTACGTCTCTTTTCCTATTGCCACTTACTCATGTTCTCATCTGGAATAGAGTAGGCTGAAGTTTAAATGCGTGTCCACAACACTGACAGTGGGTAGCACAGGTTTTGACTGTAATTGTTGCCAAAGGTCAAGTGTTTTCCCTTGAAGGTTGATGCACCTTTAGAGTGAGAGGTAACAGAGCAGTGGTGACGTCACATGTGCTCTGCTCCACAGTATTTTAATCATATCAGTATAGAAGACTCGAGGGTGTATGAGCTGACCAACAAAGCAGGACTACTTTCGCCATATCAGATTCTTCATGAGTGCCTTAAAAGGTAAGAGCGAATGCATAATGCCACCAATACAGTGTGTTTATCATTATCTGtggttgtcttttttttttttttttctaccaaaGCTCAGGCAGGTTGGGCAACACTTC
This Chaetodon auriga isolate fChaAug3 chromosome 5, fChaAug3.hap1, whole genome shotgun sequence DNA region includes the following protein-coding sequences:
- the dgcr8 gene encoding microprocessor complex subunit DGCR8, which codes for MEIDDVLPPLPLEPPDDIGRDEGRAPPPPPLQTSSDAEVMDVSSGGDGYTYTPGDGEAQPQQPHSMGSVTFCSHLSDEANPNPPCPRTARHAPPVTKFLPDLKLLRDVKISVSFTESSSSKDRKVLYTGEEQEGGSDDCLNSLNGELHDSTSEQEVAEGSSGAGNIAGRASEEAEVDLENKVVFAVLDELDDFYENFLDHDNGERGGFKSEVIVQQEQADDEAVAYSYEEEFDNDVDALLEEGMPVPKKMRPAEDRFGGDSDHQSDGEGGVQPMMTKIKTVLKSRGRPPTEPLPDGWIMTFHNSGIPVYLHRETRVVTWSRPYFLGTGSIRKHDPPTSSIPCLHYKKMKEQEERDLNGEATLHVEEVPVKTGEEANGEEGAGRAEAAAEDRDDVPPSSLSDSGPDGEANSLQPKESESCDTAQGALGQVKAKVEVCKDESIELEEFRLYLEKCFDFEQVTVKKFRTWAERRQFNRDMKRKQAESERPILPANQKLITLSVQDAPTKKEFVINPNGKSEVCILHEYMQRVLKVRPVYNFFECENPSEPFGASVIIDGVTYGTGTASSKKLAKNKAARATLEILIPDFVKQTSEEKPVEGDELEYFNHISIEDSRVYELTNKAGLLSPYQILHECLKRNHGMGDTSIKFEVIPGKNQKSEYVMTCGKHTVRGWCKNKRVGKQLASQKILQMLHPHVKNWGSLLRMYGRESNKMVKKENSDKSVIELQQYAKKNKPNLHILNKLQEEMRKLAKQREETRKKPKMTIMESAQPGSEPLCTVDV